One Aegilops tauschii subsp. strangulata cultivar AL8/78 chromosome 7, Aet v6.0, whole genome shotgun sequence genomic window carries:
- the LOC109771830 gene encoding uncharacterized protein isoform X2: MAKSCAAPCSQLASKLEDELDGWLSAAALTKSPDVRAVIAPHAGYSYSGRCAAYAFGNIDPTNISRVFLLGPSHHYYTPKCALSRATVYSTPIGDLPVDLEVIEELKATGKFEFMDLNVDEAEHSMEMHLPYLSKVFQGHNVKVVPILVGAVNSQNEAMYGQLLAKYVDDPKNFFSVSSDFCHWGSRFSYTYYDKKHGAIHKSIEALDRLGMEIIETGDPDAFKQYLEEYENTICGRHPISVLLHMLKHCSTKIKVGFVRYEQSSQCKTTRDSSVSYASAVAKVDTPGEVGKD, translated from the exons ATGGCTAAATCATGTGCTGCTCCATGTTCACAATTAGCCAGCAAGCTGGAAGACGAACTTGATGGCTGGCTTTCGGCTGCTGCTCTCACCAAGTCACCTGATGTTAGGGCCGTAATTGCACC CCATGCTGGCTATTCATACTCGGGGCGCTGTGCAGCTTATGCTTTTGGCAACATTGATCCAACTAACAT TTCTCGGGTGTTTCTGctcggcccatctcatcactaCTATACTCCAAAATGTGCTCTGTCAAGAGCTACTGTTTATAGCACCCCGATTGGGGATTTACCAGTAGACCTGGAAG TTATCGAGGAACTCAAAGCTACCGGAAAATTTGAATTTATGGACCTTAATGTGGATGAGGCTGAACATAGCATGGAAATGCATTTGCCTTACCTTTCTAAAGTATTTCAGGG ACATAATGTAAAAGTTGTACCTATCCTTGTTGGTGCCGTCAACTCCCAAAATGAAGCCATGTATGGGCAGTTGCTCGCTAAATATGTGGATGATCCAAAGAACTTTTTTTCTGTCTCCTCAGACTTTTGCCACTGGGGATCTCG GTTTAGTTATACATACTATGACAAGAAGCATGGTGCCATTCACAAATCAATCGAGGCGTTGGACCGCTTGGGCATGGAGATCATAGAGACTGGTGACCCCGATGCGTTCAAACAGTATCTCGAGGAGTACGAGAACACCATATGTGGACGCCATCCCATCAGCGTCCTTCTTCAT ATGTTGAAACACTGCTCGACGAAGATTAAGGTCGGGTTTGTTCGCTACGAGCAGTCGAGCCAATGCAAGACCACGAGGGACAGCAGCGTCAGCTACGCATCCGCTGTGGCCAAGGTGGACACTCCTGGAGAAGTGGGTAAAGATTGA
- the LOC109771830 gene encoding uncharacterized protein isoform X1, with translation MERVRRASHAGSWYTNNASKLEDELDGWLSAAALTKSPDVRAVIAPHAGYSYSGRCAAYAFGNIDPTNISRVFLLGPSHHYYTPKCALSRATVYSTPIGDLPVDLEVIEELKATGKFEFMDLNVDEAEHSMEMHLPYLSKVFQGHNVKVVPILVGAVNSQNEAMYGQLLAKYVDDPKNFFSVSSDFCHWGSRFSYTYYDKKHGAIHKSIEALDRLGMEIIETGDPDAFKQYLEEYENTICGRHPISVLLHMLKHCSTKIKVGFVRYEQSSQCKTTRDSSVSYASAVAKVDTPGEVGKD, from the exons ATGGAGCGCGTGAGAAGGGCGTCGCATGCCGGCTCCTGGTACACCAACAACG CCAGCAAGCTGGAAGACGAACTTGATGGCTGGCTTTCGGCTGCTGCTCTCACCAAGTCACCTGATGTTAGGGCCGTAATTGCACC CCATGCTGGCTATTCATACTCGGGGCGCTGTGCAGCTTATGCTTTTGGCAACATTGATCCAACTAACAT TTCTCGGGTGTTTCTGctcggcccatctcatcactaCTATACTCCAAAATGTGCTCTGTCAAGAGCTACTGTTTATAGCACCCCGATTGGGGATTTACCAGTAGACCTGGAAG TTATCGAGGAACTCAAAGCTACCGGAAAATTTGAATTTATGGACCTTAATGTGGATGAGGCTGAACATAGCATGGAAATGCATTTGCCTTACCTTTCTAAAGTATTTCAGGG ACATAATGTAAAAGTTGTACCTATCCTTGTTGGTGCCGTCAACTCCCAAAATGAAGCCATGTATGGGCAGTTGCTCGCTAAATATGTGGATGATCCAAAGAACTTTTTTTCTGTCTCCTCAGACTTTTGCCACTGGGGATCTCG GTTTAGTTATACATACTATGACAAGAAGCATGGTGCCATTCACAAATCAATCGAGGCGTTGGACCGCTTGGGCATGGAGATCATAGAGACTGGTGACCCCGATGCGTTCAAACAGTATCTCGAGGAGTACGAGAACACCATATGTGGACGCCATCCCATCAGCGTCCTTCTTCAT ATGTTGAAACACTGCTCGACGAAGATTAAGGTCGGGTTTGTTCGCTACGAGCAGTCGAGCCAATGCAAGACCACGAGGGACAGCAGCGTCAGCTACGCATCCGCTGTGGCCAAGGTGGACACTCCTGGAGAAGTGGGTAAAGATTGA
- the LOC109771839 gene encoding GDSL esterase/lipase At3g09930-like — protein sequence MKLGPAVVCLLLVVLLFDAARVEARGTPSAKESSKNQWTSMFVFGDDFADNGNLPKLPGGQPQSDLSRQWSYPYGSYINSRGSAAAVPTGRFSNNRIQSDFIARILGFNAAPPAYMHTLDQSCDPTGMTFASGGAGVFQKKVPTLAAQVKSFTRLINSGIISKDQLRHSVALVAISGNDYMSGADVKNSFLSSFDDIDTYIGNVTTEIVKNVVQLQKLGVKKVLVNNMHPIGCTPMRTSTNNYTTCDLLANYAASVHNKNLKQLMGKKNNAYMLDLYTAFTDIINHAPGEGSDQSNMFNNNLAPCCEGFYDTGFCGQQDDTGEPLYELCENPNQLFYWDEVHPTHAGWKAVMKALEQPLKEFLDRAYVP from the exons ATGAAGCTTGGTCCGGCCGTTGTGTGCCTTCTCCTCGTCGTGCTTCTCTTCGATG CCGCTCGCGTGGAGGCTCGAGGCACGCCGTCCGCCAAGGAGTCATCAAAGAACCAGTGGACCAGCATGTTCGTCTTCGGCGACGACTTTGCCGACAACGGCAACCTCCCCAAGCTGCCGGGTGGTCAGCCCCAGTCTGATCTCTCCCGTCAGTGGAGCTACCCCTACGGCTCTTATATCAACTCTCGTGGCTCCGCGGCTGCCGTTCCAACCGGACGCTTCTCCAACAACCGGATTCAGTCAGACTTTATCG CAAGGATCTTGGGCTTCAATGCAGCCCCTCCGGCATACATGCACACACTAGATCAGTCTTGTGATCCAACCGGCATGACtttcgcttccggtggcgccggcgTGTTCCAGAAGAAGGTGCCAACTCTTGCCGCACAGGTTAAGTCTTTCACGAGGCTCATCAACAGCGGAATCATCTCAAAAGACCAGCTTCGCCACTCCGTCGCGCTTGTCGCCATCTCCGGCAACGATTACATGAGCGGCGCCGACGTCAAGAACTCCTTCTTGAGTAGCTTCGACGAC ATCGACACTTACATTGGGAACGTGACGACAGAGATTGTGAAGAACGTGGTGCAGCTACAAAAGCTTGGTGTGAAAAAGGTGCTAGTCAACAACATGCATCCCATTGGTTGCACGCCTATGAGGACTAGTACGAACAACTACACTACATGTGACCTTCTCGCCAACTACGCCGCGTCCGTGCATAACAAAAATCTAAAGCAGTTGATGGGCAAAAAGAATAACGCCTACATGCTGGACCTCTACACCGCCTTCACCGACATCATCAATCATGCCCCAG GTGAAGGGTCGGATCAGTCCAACATGTTCAACAACAACCTGGCCCCATGTTGCGAGGGTTTCTATGATACAGGGTTCTGTGGACAGCAGGATGATACAGGGGAGCCCCTCTACGAATTATGCGAAAATCCCAACCAGCTCTTCTACTGGGACGAGGTGCATCCGACACATGCTGGGTGGAAAGCCGTGATGAAGGCGCTAGAACAACCTTTGAAGGAGTTCCTAGATCGGGCCTATGTTCCATGA